In Panthera tigris isolate Pti1 chromosome C1, P.tigris_Pti1_mat1.1, whole genome shotgun sequence, the following proteins share a genomic window:
- the FBXO44 gene encoding F-box only protein 44 isoform X1, with translation MAVGNINELPENILLELFTHVPARQLLLRCRLVCSLWRDLIDLVTLWKRKCLREGFITEDWDQPVADWKIFYFLRSLHRNLLHNPCAEEGFEFWSLDVNGGDEWKVENLSGDQRKEFPNDQVKKYFVTSYYTCLKSQVVDLKAEGYWEELMDTTRPDIEVKDWFAARPDCGSKYQLCVQLLSSAHAPLGTFQPDPATIQQKSDAKWREVSHTFSNYPPGVRYIWFQHGGVDTHYWAGWYGPRVTNSSITIGPPLP, from the exons ATGGCCGTGGGGAACATCAACGAGCTCCCCGAGAACATCCTGCTGGAGCTGTTCACGCACGTGCCCGCCCGCCAGCTGCTCCTGCGCTGCCGCCTGGTCTGCAGCCTCTGGCGAGACCTCATCGACCTGGTGACCCTCTGGAAGCGCAAGTGCCTGCGTGAGGGCTTCATCACCGAGGACTGGGACCAGCCTGTGGCCGACTGGAAGATCTTCTACTTCCTACGCAGCCTCCACAGGAATCTCCTACACAATCCGTGTGCTGAAG AGGGCTTTGAATTCTGGAGCCTGGATGTGAATGGAGGCGATGAGTGGAAGGTGGAGAACCTCTCTGGAGACCAGAGGAAGGAATTCCCCAATGACCAGGTCAAGAAATACTTCGTGACTTCTTATTA CACCTGCCTCAAGTCCCAGGTGGTGGACCTCAAGGCCGAAGGGTATTGGGAGGAGCTGATGGACACCACACGGCCGGACATCGAGGTCAAGGACTG GTTCGCAGCCAGGCCAGACTGCGGGTCCAAGTACCAGCTGTGTGTTCAGCTCCTGTCGTCAGCACATGCGCCGCTGGGGACCTTCCAGCCAGACCCGGCGACAATCCAGCAGAAGAGCGATGCCAAGTGGAGGGAG GTCTCTCACACGTTCTCCAACTACCCACCCGGCGTCCGCTACATCTGGTTTCAGCACGGCGGCGTGGACACTCACTACTGGGCCGGCTGGTACGGCCCGAGGGTCACCAACAGCAGCATCACCATCGGGCCCCCACTGCCTTGA
- the FBXO44 gene encoding F-box only protein 44 isoform X2: MAVGNINELPENILLELFTHVPARQLLLRCRLVCSLWRDLIDLVTLWKRKCLREGFITEDWDQPVADWKIFYFLRSLHRNLLHNPCAEEGFEFWSLDVNGGDEWKVENLSGDQRKEFPNDQHLPQVPGGGPQGRRVLGGADGHHTAGHRGQGLVRSQARLRVQVPAVCSAPVVSTCAAGDLPARPGDNPAEERCQVEGGLSHVLQLPTRRPLHLVSARRRGHSLLGRLVRPEGHQQQHHHRAPTALTPPKP; encoded by the exons ATGGCCGTGGGGAACATCAACGAGCTCCCCGAGAACATCCTGCTGGAGCTGTTCACGCACGTGCCCGCCCGCCAGCTGCTCCTGCGCTGCCGCCTGGTCTGCAGCCTCTGGCGAGACCTCATCGACCTGGTGACCCTCTGGAAGCGCAAGTGCCTGCGTGAGGGCTTCATCACCGAGGACTGGGACCAGCCTGTGGCCGACTGGAAGATCTTCTACTTCCTACGCAGCCTCCACAGGAATCTCCTACACAATCCGTGTGCTGAAG AGGGCTTTGAATTCTGGAGCCTGGATGTGAATGGAGGCGATGAGTGGAAGGTGGAGAACCTCTCTGGAGACCAGAGGAAGGAATTCCCCAATGACCAG CACCTGCCTCAAGTCCCAGGTGGTGGACCTCAAGGCCGAAGGGTATTGGGAGGAGCTGATGGACACCACACGGCCGGACATCGAGGTCAAGGACTG GTTCGCAGCCAGGCCAGACTGCGGGTCCAAGTACCAGCTGTGTGTTCAGCTCCTGTCGTCAGCACATGCGCCGCTGGGGACCTTCCAGCCAGACCCGGCGACAATCCAGCAGAAGAGCGATGCCAAGTGGAGGGAG GTCTCTCACACGTTCTCCAACTACCCACCCGGCGTCCGCTACATCTGGTTTCAGCACGGCGGCGTGGACACTCACTACTGGGCCGGCTGGTACGGCCCGAGGGTCACCAACAGCAGCATCACCATCGGGCCCCCACTGCCTTGACGCCCCCCAAGCCCTGA
- the FBXO44 gene encoding F-box only protein 44 isoform X3 has product MAVGNINELPENILLELFTHVPARQLLLRCRLVCSLWRDLIDLVTLWKRKCLREGFITEDWDQPVADWKIFYFLRSLHRNLLHNPCAEEGFEFWSLDVNGGDEWKVENLSGDQRKEFPNDQVRSQARLRVQVPAVCSAPVVSTCAAGDLPARPGDNPAEERCQVEGGLSHVLQLPTRRPLHLVSARRRGHSLLGRLVRPEGHQQQHHHRAPTALTPPKP; this is encoded by the exons ATGGCCGTGGGGAACATCAACGAGCTCCCCGAGAACATCCTGCTGGAGCTGTTCACGCACGTGCCCGCCCGCCAGCTGCTCCTGCGCTGCCGCCTGGTCTGCAGCCTCTGGCGAGACCTCATCGACCTGGTGACCCTCTGGAAGCGCAAGTGCCTGCGTGAGGGCTTCATCACCGAGGACTGGGACCAGCCTGTGGCCGACTGGAAGATCTTCTACTTCCTACGCAGCCTCCACAGGAATCTCCTACACAATCCGTGTGCTGAAG AGGGCTTTGAATTCTGGAGCCTGGATGTGAATGGAGGCGATGAGTGGAAGGTGGAGAACCTCTCTGGAGACCAGAGGAAGGAATTCCCCAATGACCAG GTTCGCAGCCAGGCCAGACTGCGGGTCCAAGTACCAGCTGTGTGTTCAGCTCCTGTCGTCAGCACATGCGCCGCTGGGGACCTTCCAGCCAGACCCGGCGACAATCCAGCAGAAGAGCGATGCCAAGTGGAGGGAG GTCTCTCACACGTTCTCCAACTACCCACCCGGCGTCCGCTACATCTGGTTTCAGCACGGCGGCGTGGACACTCACTACTGGGCCGGCTGGTACGGCCCGAGGGTCACCAACAGCAGCATCACCATCGGGCCCCCACTGCCTTGACGCCCCCCAAGCCCTGA
- the FBXO6 gene encoding F-box only protein 6, translating into MAPVSINELPENILLEVFTHVPARQLLLRCRLVCSLWRDLIDLVTLWKRKCLREGFITEEGDQAVADWKIFYFLRSLHRNLLRNPCAEEDMTSWQIDSNGGDRWKVESLPGDHGTDFPDSRVKKYFVTSFGMCLKSQLVDLKAEGYGEELLDTFRPDIVVKDWFAARADCGCTYHLRVQLASADYIVLASFEPPPVTIDQWNNAKWTEVSYTFSDYPPGVRHILFQHGGKDTQFWAGWYGPRVTNSSIVISPKMTRNLAPCTAQPETTEG; encoded by the exons ATGGCCCCGGTCAGCATCAACGAGCTCCCCGAGAACATCCTGCTGGAGGTGTTCACGCACGTGCCCGCCCGCCAGCTGCTCCTGCGCTGCCGCCTGGTCTGCAGCCTCTGGCGAGACCTCATCGACCTGGTGACCCTCTGGAAGCGCAAGTGCCTGCGTGAGGGCTTCATCACCGAGGAGGGGGACCAGGCTGTGGCCGACTGGAAGATCTTCTACTTCCTACGCAGCCTCCACAGGAATCTCCTGCGCAATCCGTGTGCCGAAG AGGATATGACCTCCTGGCAGATCGATTCCAACGGCGGAGACCGCTGGAAGGTGGAGAGCCTCCCCGGAGACCACGGGACGGACTTTCCCGACTCCAGAGTCAAGAAGTACTTTGTCACATCTTTTGG GATGTGCCTCAAGTCCCAGCTGGTGGACCTCAAGGCCGAGGGCTACGGGGAGGAGCTGCTAGACACGTTTCGGCCTGACATCGTGGTTAAGGACTG gtTCGCCGCCAGAGCAGACTGTGGCTGTACCTACCACCTCCGCGTACAGCTGGCCTCAGCCGACTACATCGTCCTGGCCTCCTTCGAGCCCCCGCCCGTGACCATCGATCAATGGAACAATGCCAAGTGGACGGAG gtctCCTACACTTTCTCAGATTACCCTCCGGGCGTCCGCCACATCCTCTTCCAGCACGGGGGCAAGGACACCCAGTTCTGGGCAGGCTGGTATGGGCCCCGCGTCACCAACAGCAGCATCGTTATCAGCCCGAAGATGACCAGGAACCTGGCCCCCTGCACAGCTCAGCCTGAGACCACAGAGGGGTAG
- the MAD2L2 gene encoding mitotic spindle assembly checkpoint protein MAD2B codes for MTTLTRQDLNFGQVVADVLCEFLEVAVHLILYVREVYPVGIFQKRKKYNVPVQMSCHPELNQYIQDTLQCVKPLLEKNDVEKVVVVILDKEHRPVEKFVFEITQPPLLSISSDSLLSHVEQLLRAFILKISVCDAVLDHNPPGCTFTVLVHTREAATRNMEKIQVIKDFPWILADEQDVHMHDPRLIPLKTMTSDILKMQLYVEERAHKSS; via the exons ATGACCACACTCACGCGACAGGACCTCAACTTTGGTCAAG TGGTGGCCGACGTCCTCTGCGAGTTCCTGGAGGTGGCCGTGCACCTCATCCTCTACGTGCGCGAGGTCTACCCGGTGGGCATCTTCCAGAAGCGTAAGAAGTACAACGTGCCTGTCCAG ATGTCCTGCCACCCGGAGCTGAACCAGTATATCCAGGACACCCTGCAGTGTGTCAAGCCACTGCTGGAGAAG AACGATGTCGAGAAAGTGGTGGTGGTAATTTTGGACAAAGAGCACCGCCCAGTGGAGAAATTCGTCTTTGAAATCACCCAGCCTCCACTGCTGTCCATTAG ctCAGATTCCCTGCTGTCTCATGTGGAGCAGCTGCTCCGAGCCTTCATCCTGAAGATCAGTGTGTGTGATGCTGTCCTGGACCACAACCCCCCAG GCTGTACCTTCACAGTCTTAGTGCACACGAGAGAAGCTGCTACCCGCAACATGGAGAAGATTCAGGTCATCAAG GACTTTCCCTGGATCCTGGCAGATGAGCAGGACGTCCACATGCATGATCCCCGGCTGATACCGCTAAAAACGATGACATCAGACATTTTAAAG ATGCAGCTCTACGTGGAAGAGCGAGCTCACAAAAGCAGCTGA